The following coding sequences lie in one Paenibacillus durus ATCC 35681 genomic window:
- a CDS encoding nitrogenase component 1, with the protein MDYIKHKVPPVREDRLMACQAYGGTCGDLSKDSKKGCLYASKRTFSQTQGCQLNLSLGMISSMRDAVMVIHSPIGCGGNLIQNAGINKVFQKLRQESAIGLRWINTNLSEVDVISGGEAKLRQAVLKAEREFRPSAILVFNSCVPALIGDDIDGILDDLQKQVSAKIVPIHCEGFKTKIQATAYDSVYHGLIRNLVGEDKDTKPAVVRTPEEEAEHQAIISKTVNLLNVGSMSRIDEEELVRLLKALDLNVRILPSYSHPDDFVYAHEAALNVSICATHDDYFVEHFQQLYGIPYVLRTIPIGIANTNKWLRDIASFFGIEEQAEKLIAAETAELKQAIEPFKAEFKGKTAFLTGGEVRILTTAELLHNLGFEILGLRGYHFDKYGEILLDEYMEDVPNSEKAIFNIGSGQVFEQANLLSKITPDLFVGHIGVNGSAAKQGYPIFPLFGQSDDYLGYKGVYEVAERVSRILKNPSFNKNLGSNTRLPYRDSWYEQDPFTYIDDSASIAAQIG; encoded by the coding sequence GTGGATTATATCAAACATAAAGTACCGCCGGTGCGTGAAGATCGCCTGATGGCTTGCCAAGCCTATGGAGGAACTTGCGGTGATCTGTCCAAAGATTCCAAGAAAGGCTGCCTTTATGCCAGCAAGCGCACCTTCTCCCAGACCCAAGGCTGCCAGCTTAACCTAAGTCTTGGCATGATCAGCTCGATGCGCGACGCGGTTATGGTCATTCACAGTCCGATAGGCTGCGGCGGCAATCTGATCCAGAACGCCGGGATTAATAAAGTATTTCAGAAGCTGCGTCAGGAATCGGCGATTGGCTTACGCTGGATTAACACGAATCTCAGCGAAGTGGATGTAATCAGCGGAGGCGAAGCCAAGCTGCGTCAGGCCGTGCTCAAAGCCGAGCGGGAATTCCGTCCGAGCGCCATTCTTGTATTTAACAGCTGCGTGCCGGCCTTGATCGGCGATGATATTGACGGTATCCTGGATGATCTGCAGAAGCAGGTATCGGCCAAGATCGTCCCTATTCACTGCGAAGGCTTCAAGACCAAAATTCAGGCAACCGCCTATGATTCCGTCTATCACGGTCTGATCCGCAACCTTGTCGGCGAAGACAAAGATACGAAACCGGCGGTCGTTCGCACACCGGAGGAGGAAGCCGAACACCAGGCTATAATCAGCAAGACGGTTAATCTGCTCAATGTCGGCTCGATGAGCCGCATAGATGAGGAGGAATTGGTTCGCCTGCTCAAGGCGCTTGATCTCAATGTACGGATTTTGCCTTCTTATTCGCATCCCGATGATTTTGTCTATGCCCATGAAGCGGCTCTTAATGTGAGCATCTGCGCAACGCATGATGACTATTTCGTCGAGCATTTCCAGCAATTGTACGGTATCCCTTATGTGCTGCGGACGATTCCAATCGGCATCGCCAATACGAACAAATGGCTGCGCGATATCGCTTCCTTCTTCGGAATCGAAGAACAGGCCGAGAAGCTGATTGCCGCGGAGACGGCGGAGCTTAAGCAAGCGATTGAACCGTTTAAAGCTGAGTTCAAAGGCAAGACGGCGTTTCTTACCGGCGGTGAGGTTCGGATATTGACTACAGCAGAGCTGCTGCATAATCTCGGGTTTGAGATCCTGGGTCTGCGGGGATATCATTTCGACAAATACGGCGAGATTCTTCTGGATGAATATATGGAGGATGTTCCGAATTCGGAAAAAGCGATCTTTAATATCGGTTCGGGCCAAGTGTTCGAGCAGGCCAATCTGCTCAGCAAAATCACCCCCGACTTATTCGTCGGCCATATCGGAGTTAACGGCTCCGCAGCCAAGCAGGGATACCCGATCTTCCCGCTATTTGGACAAAGTGACGATTACCTGGGATACAAGGGCGTATATGAAGTAGCTGAACGGGTCAGCCGCATTTTGAAAAATCCTTCTTTTAACAAAAATCTTGGCAGCAATACGAGACTGCCTTACCGGGATAGCTGGTACGAGCAGGACCCGTTCACGTATATTGACGATTCGGCTAGTATAGCCGCCCAAATTGGATAA
- a CDS encoding ABC transporter ATP-binding protein, which produces MATEAKIKVSGVTRRYSIRLNKDEEKKQFTALQDVDLEVRPGEFLTIVGPSGCGKSTLLDLIAGLATPTEGELYIDGKKITGPALDRGIVMQGYALFPWRTVRRNVEFGLEIKKVPKKDRKAISDRFLELVGLSNYADRYPYELSGGMKQRVAIARALAYDPEVLLMDEPFAAVDAQTRETLQDELLRIWEQTGKTIIFVTHSIDEAVALADRVVVMSPNPGKVREIVPVSLPRPRSVGDVQSTADFSWIRHRVWELLQGETAAAKPPAQPAAAKAPLELAEQLSSSAAL; this is translated from the coding sequence GTGGCCACTGAAGCGAAAATTAAGGTGAGCGGGGTTACCCGCAGATATTCGATCCGGCTGAATAAAGATGAGGAGAAGAAGCAGTTTACCGCGTTGCAGGACGTGGATCTGGAAGTACGACCCGGTGAATTCTTGACCATCGTGGGACCCAGCGGCTGCGGAAAATCAACCCTGCTGGATCTTATAGCCGGGCTTGCAACGCCGACCGAAGGCGAACTGTATATTGATGGCAAAAAAATTACCGGCCCCGCTCTGGATCGGGGAATCGTTATGCAGGGCTACGCCTTATTTCCTTGGCGGACGGTTCGCCGCAATGTCGAGTTTGGTCTTGAAATTAAGAAGGTTCCGAAAAAAGACCGGAAAGCCATCAGCGACCGGTTTCTGGAGCTTGTCGGGTTAAGCAATTATGCGGACCGTTACCCGTATGAACTGTCGGGCGGGATGAAACAGCGGGTAGCTATTGCCCGGGCTCTGGCCTATGATCCTGAAGTGCTGCTTATGGACGAGCCGTTTGCGGCGGTGGATGCCCAGACCCGCGAGACGCTGCAGGATGAACTGCTGCGGATCTGGGAGCAGACCGGAAAAACGATTATTTTTGTTACCCACAGTATCGATGAAGCTGTCGCTCTTGCCGATCGGGTCGTGGTGATGTCTCCGAATCCCGGCAAGGTTCGCGAAATTGTTCCCGTTTCTCTGCCTCGTCCGAGGAGTGTAGGGGATGTCCAGTCCACCGCAGATTTCAGCTGGATTCGGCATCGGGTATGGGAGCTGCTGCAAGGCGAGACGGCCGCGGCCAAACCGCCAGCCCAGCCGGCCGCAGCCAAAGCGCCGCTTGAGCTTGCCGAACAGCTATCCTCATCGGCGGCGTTATGA
- the nifH gene encoding nitrogenase iron protein — MAKKIKQIAIYGKGGIGKSTTTSNISAALSVAGYKVMQFGCDPKSDSTNTLRGGEYIPTVLDTLRDKQIVRAHDVIFEGFNGIYCVEAGGPAPGVGCAGRGIITSVSLLKQQKVFEELDLDYVIYDVLGDVVCGGFAVPVREGIAEHVFTVTSADFMALYAANNLFKGIHKYSTEGGALLGGVIANSINAPYAKEIVDDFVARTHTQVMEYVPRSVSVTQAELQGKTTIEADPNSKQAQIYKSLAQKIVDHTESKVPVPLETSELREWASNWGKQLVELEAGVLSPAAAGNL, encoded by the coding sequence ATGGCTAAAAAAATAAAACAAATCGCAATCTACGGCAAAGGGGGGATAGGCAAGTCAACGACAACTTCCAACATTAGCGCGGCTCTGTCTGTGGCTGGCTACAAGGTAATGCAGTTCGGCTGCGATCCAAAGAGTGATTCGACCAACACACTGCGCGGCGGCGAATATATTCCCACTGTGCTAGATACGTTAAGGGATAAGCAGATTGTGAGAGCGCATGACGTTATTTTTGAAGGCTTCAATGGAATTTACTGCGTGGAAGCGGGCGGACCGGCTCCGGGTGTCGGCTGCGCGGGAAGAGGGATCATTACCTCCGTCTCTCTGCTGAAGCAGCAGAAAGTCTTTGAAGAGCTTGATCTGGACTATGTCATTTATGATGTCCTTGGGGACGTAGTCTGCGGGGGATTTGCCGTTCCTGTACGGGAAGGCATTGCCGAGCATGTATTTACGGTTACCTCCGCCGATTTCATGGCGCTTTATGCGGCTAACAACCTTTTTAAAGGGATTCATAAATACTCTACCGAGGGCGGCGCCTTGCTTGGCGGGGTTATTGCCAACTCGATCAACGCTCCTTACGCCAAGGAGATCGTTGATGATTTCGTTGCCCGTACGCATACGCAGGTGATGGAGTATGTTCCGCGTTCGGTATCCGTGACGCAGGCTGAGCTGCAAGGGAAGACGACCATTGAAGCGGACCCTAACTCCAAACAGGCGCAGATCTATAAATCGCTGGCGCAGAAAATCGTGGACCATACCGAGTCTAAAGTTCCGGTTCCTCTGGAAACGAGCGAACTCCGGGAGTGGGCTTCCAATTGGGGCAAACAGCTGGTGGAATTGGAAGCCGGTGTGTTATCTCCAGCGGCGGCAGGGAATTTGTAA
- a CDS encoding GNAT family N-acetyltransferase, with product MAYSHKLLHGVELTSQNFCKASGLFDDLNQHLSIKGVISGVVPGRVFLSNDCKTAVLMSPQGFFLGGSPENTSFFEEVNKLLSKELLPKLASSGKLDYVVFYPSDETWENVLKLVMKDLLPLRSGRMTFTHDLNGVDTSHDDCIIPVNASLLKRQDLVGLNELIGEIQEGWPSLEAYEDRGFGCVAIQNTDEDPTIISWCLTDWVVGNECELGIQTGEKISR from the coding sequence ATGGCGTATTCTCATAAATTGCTTCATGGAGTGGAACTCACTAGTCAAAACTTCTGCAAGGCATCAGGGCTGTTTGACGATTTAAACCAACATTTATCGATAAAGGGTGTCATTTCAGGCGTTGTACCCGGTCGAGTTTTCCTGTCTAATGACTGTAAAACAGCAGTATTAATGAGTCCTCAAGGTTTTTTCCTGGGAGGCAGTCCAGAGAACACCTCTTTTTTCGAAGAAGTGAACAAACTGCTCTCAAAGGAACTATTACCAAAGCTTGCATCCAGTGGAAAGTTAGATTATGTAGTGTTTTATCCGTCGGATGAGACATGGGAGAATGTTCTCAAGCTGGTTATGAAAGATTTATTGCCTCTCCGCAGTGGGAGAATGACTTTTACTCACGATTTGAATGGTGTGGATACCTCCCACGATGATTGCATTATTCCGGTGAATGCCAGCTTGTTAAAGCGACAAGATTTAGTGGGTCTTAATGAATTAATTGGTGAAATTCAAGAGGGTTGGCCTTCATTAGAAGCTTACGAGGACAGAGGATTTGGATGTGTTGCTATACAAAATACCGATGAAGATCCGACTATTATTAGCTGGTGCCTTACAGATTGGGTAGTTGGAAATGAATGCGAGTTGGGAATTCAAACCGGTGAAAAGATATCGAGGTAA
- a CDS encoding tetratricopeptide repeat protein, which produces MKRYRGNGWARKTALGALSLAKQRGITRVGWQCWSNNIGSQRTAMSAGFKLLADFPVLFGWNLPLNNFLVNGNHYMRGDTKYGVNKDYSRAAWSYAQALDRGWDWNRDAALYWNAACLFYLTGEKERAIYYYQKAIEYGWIDIHQPHYHEHVYREEDSEQIATILAEASISNPVNTLELSHKVVSPTDG; this is translated from the coding sequence GTGAAAAGATATCGAGGTAATGGATGGGCACGCAAGACAGCGTTAGGAGCACTTTCGCTCGCCAAACAGCGGGGGATTACCAGAGTTGGATGGCAATGCTGGTCCAACAACATCGGTTCACAAAGAACAGCTATGTCTGCGGGTTTCAAGCTGCTTGCTGATTTCCCCGTTCTGTTTGGATGGAATCTCCCATTAAATAATTTCCTTGTCAACGGAAACCATTATATGCGCGGCGATACGAAGTATGGTGTGAATAAAGACTACTCCCGTGCTGCTTGGAGCTACGCACAAGCCCTTGATAGAGGCTGGGACTGGAACAGGGATGCCGCGCTGTATTGGAACGCAGCCTGTTTGTTTTATTTGACTGGTGAAAAGGAACGTGCAATATATTATTATCAAAAGGCTATCGAATACGGATGGATAGACATCCACCAACCCCATTATCACGAGCATGTTTATAGAGAAGAGGACAGCGAACAGATCGCAACTATTCTTGCTGAAGCATCAATAAGCAATCCAGTTAATACCTTGGAACTGTCCCATAAAGTAGTTTCTCCTACTGATGGATAA
- a CDS encoding RNA polymerase sigma factor, producing the protein MNEQVSDEYIIGEVLKGKREVFAVLVDKYKSGLYAFLLRMGASDQDAQDLAQDTFIMAYQKLHNLSSNCSFVAWLYAIAINRFRDLKRRKRFSFGVNSLLLEKDQSPTPEEQYMRKEEKLEIHKKLAKLPERYRIVLLLRYTNELTYEEISDITGMTMHQVKNRLFRARQKLKKQWPQAKEDSNEKMGIQQTR; encoded by the coding sequence ATGAACGAACAAGTAAGCGATGAATACATCATCGGCGAGGTGCTGAAGGGAAAACGTGAAGTGTTTGCGGTACTGGTGGACAAATACAAGTCCGGATTATACGCTTTCCTGCTCCGAATGGGCGCGAGCGATCAGGATGCGCAGGATTTGGCGCAGGATACTTTTATTATGGCGTACCAGAAGCTTCACAATCTCAGCAGCAATTGCAGCTTTGTCGCATGGCTATATGCCATTGCCATCAATCGGTTCAGAGACCTGAAGAGGCGCAAAAGGTTCAGCTTTGGGGTCAACTCCCTGTTGTTGGAGAAAGATCAATCCCCCACCCCGGAAGAACAGTATATGCGTAAGGAGGAGAAACTTGAAATACATAAGAAGCTGGCCAAGCTGCCGGAACGGTACCGGATTGTACTTTTGCTGCGCTATACCAATGAATTAACCTATGAGGAAATCTCCGACATTACGGGAATGACGATGCATCAAGTCAAGAACCGCCTCTTCCGTGCCCGTCAAAAGCTGAAGAAACAATGGCCGCAAGCAAAGGAGGACTCCAATGAAAAAATGGGAATACAGCAAACCAGATGA